In Uranotaenia lowii strain MFRU-FL chromosome 2, ASM2978415v1, whole genome shotgun sequence, one genomic interval encodes:
- the LOC129749677 gene encoding protein Gawky-like, which yields MQNFISSIENHTKNLDVSMINFKEFDKNIISTVTTTAKSTTSTIKTAVSTTITQNNTNKSEYAFKKSLNSLLSLNRAQTTEKQSEKGICLLRFLIQPELEPLLLQSIFESESQSGIVSDILLIVSNNLIICKNATKFNIDCATLVVIEDQHSQYFDQHTFSALNDALRELTLKPANVESGCSSKRMKAEENFTHFNHLIRSTMKDNDTVNMICDSIDYLITVNTNHSLMIDEGRSLICNDQMLDSKNNKDKAMADDPTDANTSKQAKRTSKLETAYVKFDDLLRMCDWEKTVLKAGVCPRLRLCGGGEDSINGTSAWGNPGASNPGNAWGTVNPQQSGAWGNNPQPGTPGTSAAGAGMKQPPQPPTGGMPTENPEPNAWSGGNPVISAGSNAQNPPNGVNNVVNNNSNSSNPTPQQQQPTDPPTAQPNSKLERLNTMIEALHALDGWGSENVNQDTRWDVPASPEPGSKPDPNSATSGPTAGIPMWKTNTGCEIWEANLRNGGQMPQQQPVQKTPWGPSTNIGGTWGEDDDSNDPGNVWNGATGANPNAVVPQGGPSQQPPWNAAGAGMWGPGGAGGVGPSGIKKDNDWAGATGPSAATWDQRSAPPVGGPGVTGGIDPASIDMRNMRITGGMDGNREIRGDPRGISGRLNGNVNLWEQHQLPGMAPNKIPGPTTPVTPAGANQWPNNQIQGHNKSSWEDSSTQGIRRNVDDGTGLWSQNTLNRQNPNVSNWKDNPEGLQRNSVQRNSIVGGNLPGPAGGRLGNNGPIKPDSLWGQNNMGARANAGWEEGNNWEEKTSGGAFWNENGGAGNWNNNKGKQQMGANWNDAGNEMPSEWGMQGNGMNKPPKNPLEFIRNSKQYRMLCEMGFKKEDVETVLRLSNMNLEESIEMLQRNGSTTDWRRPDNHGPGFGDQFGERFSVGGNSSLPFPQNNQNLLSAFGGNPNMNSFNNMKYGAGGPNGVTSGPFGQPGAQNAQSQPSTQQLRMLVQQIQMAVQHGYLNHQILNQPLAPQTLLLLNQLLNHIKQLQVMQSNLNRSGGGASAVQISLAINKLKSQIGNLQNQITAQQTIYVKQQLQQQQQQNNANPLSAGHPSNDLFRTPNELSGLPSNFAEMSLKENNAPFPSTGSTSQQSRLNQWKLPSAVNDKDSDLTDFARAPGTTSKPPPGSGLGGIDDGTWSNGRSNVGDGWPETNAQDNKDWTANTDAFTDLVPEFEPGKPWKGTQTTRIEDDPTITPGSVARSPLSIAAAKESNLFANSNSSNNNNNVINSKSSPTESIPSSTWSYNPNSFGSSKLPKNTWPDSIVPPADLWDNSLGKGRVGPAGIKTGGGKMDANGWNAAHGGTGAAGGWNNAGSSWTSTWILLKNLTTQIDGSTLRTLCMQHGPLLAFHVYLNHGVALCKYSSREEANKAQLALNNCMLGNTTICAEIPTESDVQNILQHLGPPSGSNGMAGGQSGGQNWRLGAAAQSQPTRPPVNDTWGSAWPSSGAGNNLWAPLDGPSDRTTPANLNSFLPESLLGTELN from the exons ATGCAAAACTTCATCTCTAGTATCGAAAATCATACAAAGAATTTAGATGTatcaatgattaattttaaGGAATTCGATAAAAATATCATCAGTACTGTTACTACTACTGCTAAATCTACTACTTCTACTATTAAAACTGCTGTTTCTACTACTATTACTCAAAACAACACGAACAAGTCTGAATACGCTTTTAAGAAATCACTTAATAGTTTGCTAAGTTTAAACCGAGCGCAAACAACGGAGAAGCAGAGTGAGAAGGGGATCTGTCTGCTGCGTTTTCTGATTCAACCGGAGCTGGAACCACTGTTACTACAATCGATTTTTGAGTCTGAATCACAATCAGGGATTGTTTCCGACATTCTTTTAATTGTATcaaataatttgattatttgtaaaaatgctaCAAAATTCAACATCGATTGTGCTACTTTAGTGGTGATTGAGGATCAGCATTCGCAGTATTTCGATCAGCATACGTTTTCGGCGCTGAACGATGCATTGAGAGAACTCACATTAAAACCGGCTAACGTTGAGAGTGGATGCTCTTCTAAAAGGATGAaggcagaagaaaattttacacatttcaatcatCTGATCAGAAGCACGATGAAAGATAATGACACTGTGAATATGATATGTGATTCAATTGATTACCTGATAACAGTAAATACTAATCATAGTTTAATGATCGATGAAGGTAGAAGCTTGATCTGTAATGACCAAATGCTAGATTCTAAGAATAACAAAGATAAAGCCATGGCAGATGATCCAACTGATGCTAATACTTCCAAACAAGCCAAACGAACCTCGAAACTAGAAACTGCATACGTTAAGTTTGATGATCTTTTGCGTATGTGCGACTGGGAGAAGACTGTCTTGAAAGCCGGCGTTTGTCCGCGACTGAGATTGTGCGGCGGAGGAGAAGATTCTATAAATGGGACGAGTGCTTGGGGTAATCCAGGCGCAAGTAATCCGGGTAATGCATGGGGAACAGTTAATCCTCAGCAGTCCGGAGCATGGGGAAACAATCCTCAACCGGGAACTCCTGGAACATCAGCAGCTGGAGCAGGTATGAAGCAACCACCACAACCACCAACAGGTGGAATGCCAACTGAAAATCCCGAGCCAAACGCATGGTCTGGAGGAAATCCTGTTATTTCGGCCGGTTCTAATGCTCAAAATCCGCCAAATGGAGTAAACAATGTAGTGAACAACAACAGTAACAGTTCAAATCCAAcaccacaacaacaacaaccaaccGACCCACCAACGGCacaaccaaattcaaaattggaaCGACTTAATACTATGATCGAAGCTCTGCATGCATTGGATGGTTGGGGCTCTGAAAATGTGAATCAAGATACACGATGGGATGTACCGGCATCACCAGAACCTGGTTCTAAACCGGATCCAAACAGTGCAACCAGTGGCCCAACTGCTGGAATCCCTATGTGGAAAACTAACACTGGTTGCGAAATTTGGGAAGCCAATCTTCGTAATGGTGGGCAAATGCCCCAGCAACAACCGGTTCAAAAAACTCCTTGGGGACCATCGACAAACATTGGCGGCACCTGGGGCGAAGATGATGACTCTAACGATCCAGGAAATGTTTGGAATGGAGCAACGGGGGCAAACCCTAACGCCGTGGTACCACAAGGCGGTCCTTCACAGCAGCCTCCATGGAATGCAGCTGGAGCTGGTATGTGGGGTCCAGGAGGAGCCGGAGGAGTTGGCCCCAGTGGCATTAAGAAAGACAATGACTGGGCTGGGGCAACCGGTCCATCTGCTGCAACCTGGGATCAGCGCAGTGCTCCTCCTGTTGGTGGCCCTGGCGTAACCGGTGGTATTGATCCAGCTAGTATAGATATGCGTAATATGCGCATCACTGGAGGAATGGACGGTAACCGAGAAATTCGTGGAGATCCACGGGGAATTTCTGGTCGTTTGAATGGAAACGTTAATCTTTGGGAACAACATCAACTTCCTGGCATGGCTCCGAACAAGATTCCGGGTCCAACCACACCCGTTACTCCTGCAGGTGCCAATCAATGGCCAAATAATCAAATACAAGGGCATAACAAGTCCAGTTGGGAGGATAGTTCTACTCAAGGAATTCGTCGCAACGTCGATGACGGAACAGGACTGTGGAGTCAAAACACACTTAATCGTCAAAATCCCAATGTCTCTAATTGGAAGGATAACCCCGAAGGCTTGCAAAGAAACTCGGTACAGAGGAATTCCATTGTTGGCGGTAATTTGCCAGGCCCAGCTGGAGGAAGACTTGGGAACAATGGTCCTATCAAACCAGATTCACTCTGGGGACAAAACAATATGGGGGCACGTGCAAATGCTGGCTGGGAAGAAGGCAATAATTGGGAGGAAAAGACCTCTGGTGGTGCATTTTGGAATGAAAATGGTGGCGCAGGAAATTGGAACAACAATAAAGGCAAGCAACAAATGGGAGCTAATTGGAACGACGCTGGTAACGAGATGCCATCTGAATGGGGAATGCAAGGCAACGGCATGAATAAACCTCCGAAGAATCCGTTAGAGTTTATCAGAAACAGCAAACAGTATCGCATGCTTTGCGAGATGGGTTTCAAAAAAGAAGATGTGGAAACCGTTTTGCGCTTATCTAATATGAATCTCGAAGAATCAATAGAAATGTTACAACGGAACGGATCTACCACAGATTGGCGCCGACCCGATAATCACGGCCCAGGATTTGGTGATCAATTCGGTGAACGTTTTTCAGTTGGTGGAAATTCTTCACTTCCATTCCCACAG AATAACCAAAATCTACTTAGCGCTTTTGGTGGTAATCCAAATATGAACTCTTTCAACAACATGAAGTATGGAGCTGGAGGTCCTAACGGGGTGACATCCGGACCTTTCGGTCAACCTGGAGCTCAAAATGCACAATCACAACCTTCGACACAACAACTACGAATGCTGGTACAGCAAATTCAAATGGCTGTACAACATGGATACCTGAACCATCAAATCCTCAACCAACCTTTGGCACCGCAAACGTTACTGCTATTGAATCAACTTTTGAATCATATCAAG CAATTGCAAGTGATGCAGAGCAATTTAAACCGTAGTGGTGGAGGAGCAAGTGCTGTACAAATTTCGCTTGCCATCAATAAACTGAAATCACAGATTGGTAATCTACAAAATCAAATAACTGCTCAGCAAACGATATACGTCAAGCAACAActacaacaacagcagcaacaaaatAACGCAAATCCTCTTTCTGCTGGTCATCCCTCCAATGATCTTTTCCGTACTCCAAATGAGCTGTCAGGATTGCCAAGCAATTTTGCAGAAATGTCATTAAAAGAAAACAATGCTCCTTTCCCATCGACCGGTAGTACTAGTCAACAGTCTCGCTTGAACCAGTGGAAATTACCATCTGCTGTTAATGATAAGGATTCAGATCTCACTGATTTCGCACGAGCTCCCGGAACTACCTCAAAACCACCTCCAGGCAGTGGACTAGGGGGAATCGATGATGG TACATGGTCTAACGGGCGCTCAAACGTGGGCGACGGATGGCCGGAAACAAATGCTCAAGATAATAAAGATTGGACAGCAAATACCGATGCGTTTACTGATCTGGTACCCGAATTTGAGCCTGGTAAACCATGGAAA GGTACACAAACAACACGCATTGAAGATGATCCAACCATTACTCCAGGAAGCGTTGCACGTTCTCCTCTATCAATTGCAGCTGCCAAAGAATCTAATTTGTTTGCCAATAGTAATAGTtctaataataacaataacgtTATTAATAGTAAATCTTCTCCAACGGAGTCAATACCTTCTTCGACATGGAGCTACAATCCAAATAGTTTTGGTTCATCGAAATTGCCCAAAAACACCTGGCCGGATAGTATCGTTCCCCCAGCAGATCTTTGGGACAATTCTCTTGGTAAAGGACGCGTCGGCCCAGCAGGTATTAAAACTGGCGGCGGAAAAATGGATGCAAACGGTTGGAATGCAGCCCATGGAGGAACCGGCGCCGCTGGAGGTTGGAATAACGCTGGCAGCTCATGGACTTCAACTTGGATTCTACTGAAGAATCTCACAACACAG ATTGATGGTTCAACATTAAGGACTTTGTGCATGCAACACGGTCCTTTACTAGCCTTCCACGTTTATCTGAATCATGGAGTAGCTTTGTGCAAATACTCATCACGTGAAGAAGCTAATAAAGCACAACTTGCATTAAACAACTGTATGCTGGGTAACACAACCATTTGCGCGGAAATTCCCACTGAAAGCgatgtacaaaatattttgcaACACTTGGGTCCACCTAGTGGTTCTAACGGAATGGCCGGAGGGCAGTCGGGTGGACAGAATTGGAGATTGGGAGCTGCTGCCCAATCGCAACCAACGAGACCTCCag TCAACGACACCTGGGGATCTGCCTGGCCAAGTAGCGGTGCTGGAAACAATTTGTGGGCTCCTTTGGATGGGCCATCTGACCGTACGACGCCAGCCAATTTGAACTCGTTTTTGCCTGAGAGTTTGCTCGGCACCGAACTGAATTGA